CGCGCCCAACATGGGATCCGATCCGCGTGGCCGCCGCCATCCGAGCGAACCCTGGCTCAAGGCCGGCGCCGAGGCCGACCCCGACTCCAACGCTGCGCTCCGCCGCGGCCGCAAGCTGGTGGTGCAGATCGGCGAGACCTTTGGCGAGCGCAATGCCCCGCTCTTCGTCGAACGGCTCGATGCGCTCGATCTGGCGCGCGAGCTCAACCTCGATCTGGCTCCGGTGATGGTCTACTCGGACGACGTGACACACATCGTCACCGAGGAAGGCATCGCCAACCTCTTGATGTGCCGGACCAAGGACGAGCGCGAGCAGGCAATCCGCGGCGTTGCCGGATACACGGACATCGGCCGGGCCCGCGATCCGAAACTGGTCGAGCAGCTCAGGCAGCGCGGCGTGATCCGACGGCCCGAAGATCTCGGCATCGATCCGCTCGATGCCGATCGCAGCCTGCTGGCGGCGCGCTCGATCAAGGATCTCATGCTGGCATCCGGCGGCCGCTACCGTCCGCCCAGCCGCTTCCGCAACTGGTGAGGAGTTTTGCATGGAAAAGCTCAGCTTCAAACTAACCGCACCGCAGCGAGCCGGTGGTACCCGCACGCAGGCGATCGTCGGCGTCGTCGCCTCCGGCAATCTCGAGGTCCTGCTGGAACGGGCCTCGCCGGCCGACGTCTGCACGATCGACATTGCGACCGCGGCCCATGGCTTCGGCGCGGTGTGGGACGCCGTGGTCCGGGACTTCGTCGCCCGCCGATCTGCCGGTGGCCTACGCATCTCCATCAATGACGGCGGAGCCCGGCCCGACACGGTCGCGCTCCGCCTCGCGCAAGGCATCCGCAAGATCGAGGGGCCGGAACGATGACAGCCGTCACAGCCAACACGGTTTCGCTGAGCTGGTACGAGGCGAGCGCCCGGCAGCGCATCGACGCGCTGGTCGATGCCGGCAGTTTTTCTGAATTCATCGGACCCGAGCTGCGCGAGATGAGCCCGCATCTGGCGATCTTCGACCTGCCGGAGCAGTTCGATGACGGCATCGTCATCGGCCGCGGCCGTCTCGACGGATCGCCGGTGC
This region of Bradyrhizobium sp. CCGUVB1N3 genomic DNA includes:
- the mdcC gene encoding malonate decarboxylase acyl carrier protein, producing MEKLSFKLTAPQRAGGTRTQAIVGVVASGNLEVLLERASPADVCTIDIATAAHGFGAVWDAVVRDFVARRSAGGLRISINDGGARPDTVALRLAQGIRKIEGPER